The Oncorhynchus clarkii lewisi isolate Uvic-CL-2024 chromosome 12, UVic_Ocla_1.0, whole genome shotgun sequence genome segment CCCGGATATCAAGAGTAAAATGAATTAATTCATTGTTAATGCATTTTCGTGTGATTTTTGTTGTGCCAAATCTCCAACTACCCTGAACGAGAATGCCGCAGTCACACCCACTCGCTGCTGCTAAGTATCAGGCATATTTCTCTGTCTGATATAAATCAGTACAACGTACTTTATTAATTGAATAAAAAATAGAAATTCCTACTGTACTAAGTAATACACCAACATGTACTGGCAGCAGTTGGCAAAATTGAAATGCTTATATTGGAAAGAATGAAAAATTGAAAGAAGATCATTTTTTTTTCAGAATGGGAGCTACAATTCCACAAGCCCCCCAAAATGACTCCTCATGCAAGGTATAAGTATGACTTGTTTCATATATCCATCCAGTTGCTATATTTGACAGCCTACCAGTACAGTTCAGCCAATAAAACTTCATTCATTTCAGGGTGGGTGTCCTGGTGCTCCTCCCCCTGCCTCTGCTCCTGAGCCCCATGCCCCCTCTGAGAGTGAGGAGAGTGAACTAGGTATGTCCATGGCAGCTTTCTCACACCTGGCCCACACATTTTCCCACAGTCACCCATCGAGTTCATAAAGAAAATGGGTACACAGGCCAAAGGGTTATTGTCCTCTGAAAAGGAAATTATTTTTTAGACTCGCACACCATACCAATAAATCATCACCCAGACATTTAGTTCCATTCCATCTAATACATTCAGTGATACAGTGAAGACCGCAGATCAACAAACAATACGTTGCATGGCCACACAGTTTGTAACGCTGCCTTATAAACTGATTGCCAAGCTCTTGAGCAGTGCTTATACAACCAGTAGCGATTacagcatgtaaatcttggtggggcaaaaaaaaataatgttgctCCACTAAAcgatacattaattgcactataatggtgacaaatgaTGCCCACAAACttttagggcctacataaagctgtccctaCAGCAGTTCCAACACCTTACCCTTACTACActtggctatcagcggagccttgtctggcagcaaaacagttaattcagcctcatttactgccttttaaaaaacagCTGATATGACTGACTTGCTTaagcaaatgtggtttctaatgacaattgagatgtacaaactatggcataaggcaggggtgtcaaagtcaaatggacggagggccaaataaaaaaatcagctacaagacgagggccggactgttcgaatgttcattgaaaaaattttaaatgacgcatatagtctagtgaacctaattgaacctactgaaaacctaacaaatatattacaatatgatcagataaataaagcaatattttcttatggctctgtcagtaatctttaattttcaacagacacaaaagacaaatttcctttatataaatatccccataacatgaacattaaatgaaagaaaccggtattcaaggcaccatcagtagactatattttctattttagcaaaagtgggctaaatttacttcaaagaaaaaacaataatagcaattttctatcatccactcaactgaaatatttttaaaatataattggattgaaatacaaaaaaataaagtgcaaaaatctattaatcaaaaacaacactttgtttaaggagaagtaacatgcagtgaaaacaaatattaaattttaacttttaaacttgaactgagtaaaaactctaaatatgtgattgcacagtaatgttcacttgtttgaggttgagggtgatacttggtggtgtcccatcttttccacaagttcatcaatgttcggggtaaggctctgagctgaagaaatcctcagaattgagtggaggtgttcagcagtaagtcgacttctgtgtgatgttttgttcaggttcatcaaagaaaacagttgttcacacaggtatgtgctgccaaacatagacaacgtttgagcagcctggatgcgcagctggggcattgtgccggggaggaaacgggcgaactccgcagcacccactgccgcatattttgccctcagtgcatcattgcattggaggtcaatcaactccatttggaggtttggtggtgagctttccacgtcaacagcaaatgggttaccgagcagttccaacctgcttttttgtgcttcaaagtcagcaaatcggcgtcgaaagtcagcggcaagcatacctattttatcagccaactgtgtgctcgggaacgcactggtagagagcttctctttcatggtctggcagctgggaaagtggctcaaattttctttccgcatctgcgtctcccacagagtcagtttggttttaaatgccttcactgtactgtacatatcagagatgacacgatcccgaccctgcagctgcaagtttattgcattcagatgactcgtaatgtcacacagaaaagccatttcacacagaaacatttcgtctcggagttgtgttgtgtctttccctttgctgtccaagaacagacaaatctcctcacgaagctcgaaacatctttgaagcacctttccctggcttagccatcgcacctctgtgtgataaggcaaatcaccatgctccgtttctaactccgtcagaaatgccttgaactggcggtgattcaaacctttggctctgataaagttaactgtgcgcgtgatgatgctcattacatgctccattttcaaggctttaccgcacaacgcttcctggtgtatgatacaatgataagctgtcagctcacctgtcgcgttttcctcttgcatcttttcccgtatcttcgccaccagtccgctcctgtgtccacacatcgcaggtgctccgtcggttgtcaaacccacgagtttttcccaaggcagctccatctcatttacacatcttgacacctcttcatacaaatcatgccccgtagttgtgccatgcataggacgtaaagccaaaaactcctctgtcacgcttaggttggagtccactccgcggatgaaaattgacaactgggcaatgtcagaaatgtcggtgctctcatccacagccaaggaatatgcaataaaatcttttccctttttcacaagctgctcttttagattgatggacaactggtctactctctcggcaatggtgtttctgctcagactcacatttaaaaagagttgccttttttctgggcaaacttcgtcacaaactttaatcatgcagtttttgatgaaatccccctccgtaaatggccgggctgatttagcgatctcttctgccaaaataaaactggccttgacagcagcctggccttgtgatttggcttttttgaacagagcctgtcgagatttgaggcctcgttttaattcctctgccttttgtagcctttgttccatgtccatattcttgtttttgtccgcgtgtttcgtttcataatgtcgtctcagattatactctttcagtaccgccacactttctccacacagaagacacacaggttttccagctaccttcgtgaacatatactccgactcccaccttgtttgaaacccccggttctcagtatccaccttccgttttgccatttttgatgggtatctgaaagttaattttactgtgatgctgacgactgctgtgccaataaatattgaaatgaagcagcctactgctcggtgcgtcacctttgcattgtgggaaatgtagtattggtgcgtgtaaaagatctgcgggctgccggcttgctgcgggccggttctaataataaatcaagatcatcccaggggccgtaaaaaaccttcttgcgggccggatgtggcccgcgggccttgactctgacatatgtggcataaggggacaagcggataagaggtaATCGGTAATTTCGATTAAAACAATGAGCGAACCAGgacggatgtagtcaatataactatttgttctgcacttttgaaatgtacagtgacagatttcagaacatgggccgttcttagtgttttccctgtacaccaaatcagaaccgtaggataaataaaaggggcatataagcacacaatgaaagctcttacaatattcaatgatgacattttatcaaaaacaggttataggctacatttaCACCACAGAGTCAGAACAGTAACTtcaggtgaaattaagaggtgaaaatagaccaaattattagggtgaggtgcatgggctactaacagcttactacacaacatatacttagtattactttcatagctacagtatacatatctccctggcatgttacatcatttatgcagcagcatataagacatttttggactcctTGTTGTGATTTGCTCACTTGAAAAGGAAGATGGTGTGGCGGTCCTTCGCAGGCAGATTTTGTCATCAAAAAAAAGACCTaggccggatttacaattccgatttggatgaccgttcaaaacttattttcccagtctgagctcgTTTATCCCCAACTTCCcagttgcaatgcttgcagttagccactgtcacaaattccttccaaacaactcattactgaatttgcgatttccaacttgtgtaatgtttatggccgatgagcaccgatacgttttatctattaAAGGTTACATATAAAAAATTATATACATTTAACTATAATTTCTCAATTTACTTTCATATGACAACAATTAAAagtgatttgccagtagattgttgaattgatgactgctagctaagattttgaaagcaagatgttgacatgatcagtccaatcaaagctactgtacataacgtgatttgatgtcattttatgtGTCGACAAAGACCTTGAaccttcttggaagggcactaCTAATGTAATTCTATGGCAGGACCAAAGGGCTTGAATTTTCTATGTCTACCCTTACTACTTGGTTGTGACGTAGTATCCctgtgagtgacagaacactgagccaatcacggcgcaacgctCCTCTATTTTCTGCATGCTTTCCCCAccgccacagaaagcactgagctaggctgaaagaCCATATTTGTATGTggatttattaactcaatgatatatttatttttacattgtttgtgAACTGATATGTGACTCGTATTCATGCTAAAATTAAATTTTAAAACAGGCAAGCCCAcaaaaaaatgtggggctcaaaacaggttgGCCTCTGtcccacctgtcctgaatgacgggTTGCCACTGTATACAACATACAATAACGGAATTAGAGGCGCAAGCTTTCAGTGTCTCATATCTACTAAAATTCTGAAGTCCTTGATGGATCCCCTTGCTACTTCAGAGATCGACCAAGATGGGGTGATTGAGCCAGACACAGACGAACCTCAGGAGATGGGAGACTTTGAAAATCTGGAGGTGAGAATATTTACTCTACTGAAGACAAATACTGTATTAATATAACTTAAGGATGGGAGAGTGCATGAAGTGCTTttcatttggggagtttctgcaGATGAGAACTATTGAGAAATGCCAGCCAAAGCAGAAGACCACATGGCATCTTATGTCTTGCAGGTAAATAGTGTGTTCTTCTTCCTTTAGGTGACAGAGGAAATGATGGACCAGGCCAACGAGAAGAAGATGGAAGCTATCGAAGCGTTAGGAGAAGGTGGGTTGGTTGTTCTAAGGTTCTTGCATTGACCTTGTAGTAAATTGGGAAGACATTTTAATGACCAGTGGTTATAATTATCACTTTTTGGTGCTGTCAAATACAGGTGACTTGCAGAAAGCCCTGGACCTCTTCACTGAAGCCATCAAACTCAATCCACGGGTAGCTATCATGTATGCCAAGAGGGCTAGGTGAGTCCCGCGGCTAGACTTAACAATGCCATACCACATGATGTGCTCTAGTACATGATCACGTAGTATTCATACAGAATGACGTATGTTCTTTGCCAGCGTCTACATCCGGATGCAGAAACCCAATGCAGCTAAGCGGGACTGCGACAGAGCCATTGACATCAACCCAGATTCTGCACAGCCCTACAAGTGGAGGGGGAAAGCTCACAAGTATGCTGCTAGATAGGCTGCATATTCAATCTCATCAGACACAATGCAGTTGTATATGATTTATAAGTAATACAATATAGGGGGGTGCCAAGTAGTCGGACAAAATGAGTATCGTAAGGGATATTGGCAATTTTCTGGAAACGATTGTGATCACAGCATTTTTATTATTTGTGCTtggaaaaaatacatttgagtGTCAGCCACATCTTTCTCAAGTTAGTCAGTCATGTGCAAGGTTCTAAACTAAATAACTCAACTGGCTGGCTGTACGTTGATCATGATGTTCTGATTGGATAGAGTGAAGCTGTATTTCTCTGTCCACTCAAGTCATAATTTCACCAGATCAGTTTTTCTTGCATATTTTTCAGGCTGATCATTTAGATTGCTGCTGCCTGCTACTATGATAGATCACATGGCGAGGACATTTGCTATGAAGATGTACATAATATCTAACATGTgaggcatggggggggggggggtgatatgaAACGCTGATGGGCATTCTGAATGAGTGTCAGCAAACTTGGCAGCCCACTGCAAGTTGAGGACACAGACACTCACCGCCGCACGCTGCTCCTAATCTGCAGCTTTATGCAGTGAATGTGCAGGGAGGTATTTTGCCAACATCTAATAAGTCCATAGTTAAAAACAGAAgtgttttaatattttattttccaGTCACGAGTATCATCTGATCCGACTATCAACTGTCAATTTACAGATACGATTACGAGTATGGCCATTTTGGCACACCCCTAATACAATACTTGGATTGAGTCTCTTTCCTTCCTGTGTGTCAGGTTGCTGGGGCACTGGGAGGAAGCGGCTAAGGACCTGGCCACTGCCTGCAAACTGGACTATGATGAGGACGCCAGCGCTATGCTGAAAGAGGTCCAGCCCAAGGTACCCAGCCCCAGCCACTAACTGTCTTTTTGAAACCAGGGCAGTTTCAAGGTTCTGGTCAATCAGTGTCTTCTGGTCTGACTTTCAACTCATGCTTTTTCTCTCCTCAGGCTAACAAAATCATTGAGCACCGGCGCAAGTATGAGCGCAAGAGGGAGGAGCGAGAGATcaaggacaggaaggagagggtaAAGAAAGCGAGGGAAGAGCATGAGAAAGCTCAGAGGGTGAGTGTTTGGTGCAAGAACAAAGAGGAGAATAAGAATTTCAAAATAGTGTCTCAACGTAAAAATGTTTTGAACTCTGCACAGGAGGAGGAGGCTAGACAAGCAGCAGGAGGAGGTGGCTTCCCAGGTTtcccaggtaagagagggaaTATGGGTTCATGAAATGTCTTCACGATAAGTTGATTAGCTAAATCAGGTTTGTTAGTGCAGGGCTTGAACAAAGGCCTGTAATCCCTGGCCCTGTAATTCTCCAGTACCTGGgctggtgaccactgctctacatTATCTGACCATCACCCAAGGGTCCATTGGAGCTCTGTATTCGCATTAATCCTGGGTTCCTTGTCTCATGCTGTAGGTGCTGGCGGTTTCCCAGGGGGTGCTGGCGGTTTCCCAGGGGGTGCTGGCGGTTTCCCAGGGGGTGCTGGCGGTTTCCCAGGGGGGGCTGGCGGTTTCCCAGGGGGGGCTGGCGGTTTCCCAGGGGGGGCTGGCGGTTTCCCAGGGGGGGCTGGAGGCTCTCCTTTCGGCATGCCTGGTCTGGGAGAGCTCTTTAACGACCCAGAGGTGCTCAACGCCATGAAGGTACGATGCTCCTTAAATTGAAGTGTTTGCAGTCTTACAGTTAGCCCTTGGATTCCATGTCAGTATCCATATCTAATCCCATCTCTCCTGTGTTTTTTCTCCAGGACCCTGAGGTGATGGCAGCTTTCCAGGATGTGGCTCAGAACCCAGCTAACATCGCCAAGTACCAGGGTAACCCCAAGGTCATGGCCCTCATCACCAAGCTGAGCGCCAAGTTCGGGAGCCCTTCgccctagaggagaggaggtgaagaaAAAAGAGGGGCAATTTAAAAAGAGGGGAGCGGGAAGAAGATCGAGTGGCGGGAGAGTAGCAAATGGATGTCGTCAGGTGTTGGGAGAGCTAAAAAGCTTATTTGAGATTATTCCACTGTGTATGGCTCAAATGGGTAATGTTGATGGGCAGATGGGTAAAGAGGAGACTAGAGGCATGCAGCAAGTTTTACACTAGACAAGGGTttgtggagggggggggtcaaCAGCAATTCTTATACTGTATGTTCTTAAATGGAGCCCACCTATTTGGGGCTGTTAGCTCTTAGTGGTTACTCAAGCCAACTCATGGATACTGATGGGAACACTACTGGTTAATGATGGGGAATCAAAACAGCCTGTCAGAGCCTTCTCATTCAGAATTCCCATCGACTCCTCTTCCCACCCACCCCATCCCTTGTTGTTTTTTACCTGAATCTGGAATAGTCAAACAGGACTCACACATTAGACACCAGCTCAGAGGAACATTTTAGAGACATTATTATATGGAGTTGTCATCTTCTGTGTTTTCTACTGAGCCAACCAAATCAATGGCTATTTGTTTTCTATCAGGAGTGGATGTGGTAAAGCTATTTACCTCAGGTTTTCTGTTTTACTCACTTTTACTGTAACGTACATTATTTTAATGTCTGACTCTCCTTCCAAATGCAAAAAAAACAAGTAATATTACTATTTTGTTTGATTTTGAAACCGCAATGGAAATATCAATTCGAATCAATAAATATTTGGTTGTTGCAAATGATTTTGTCATGGTTGTTTTAATCAGATGAGTTGGTCATTAAAATGTAAGTTCCCATGATGAACACAGATCATGGCATTAGGAAAACGTTGCTTCATTTCACCAGTTCTGAATGCCCTTGGTGCATTTGTCAATTAATTCCCATCAATTTATCATTCAACTACTTGTCAAGAGGCACAAGGCGTGTACATTTTTGGCGACAATCAGTGCCTCATATcacatttatttgtatatatccaccagtggaggctggtgagtgGAGGACGGCCAAATTAGTAGCTGGAATGGAGTAGATGAAATGTAATGTGTGGATGGAGTGTTTCAttacattccagccattactatgaacTGTCCTCccttcaccagcctccactgatatccACTGTATGAATCGCGTTGGTTCCTATTTCAGTCATGCATTTGTTCACGTGGGTCAAACACCCTAATATATTGGTTGACAGTAgagcctcccacaatgcaggGTATGGTAGCAGAATGATGTTGTTGAAGAGCAACTACAGAAACTTGCAGggatactgtatataatggtGAGATAGATGGCTTGCCTCCGCCCTAACAAACATGTAGGCAGGCGCAAGTCAGACAATTATCACCATTATGCTTCGAAAGGCAGTGGCCATCACTGGGCGCGTTTGTCATTGCAGACGATTTTAAAAGCAAGGCGTGACTGACTAatttacaaatcaccttgcatcataaataactattTAATGTTATTTGTAGATAAGTCCGTCggtcacaatttacccatgatatATCACAGTTTTGATGCTATAGAACACGTTTCCAACCACACTtttatgtaaataaataaatgaagacCGCTCTGATGGAAACAAGAGGTTTCGGTATAATTGTAaaaatgctaatgctaatgtaTTAGTATGACATGGTGGATCTTGTTGTGAAAATGGTGATTGAaacgcctttatgcgcaaatattgatataaaaaccaTCAAAGTAAACTTGGAATCCCGATGATAcgatgtgtggtcctcccactacgaccccagaaaccatgcagtttattaggctaaaATGAAATAATTTACGATGAACTACAAAGGGTgatgaaagtgcacggtgatcttgatgctcctttccaataaatattgaggttCTGGTGAGATGGTGATAAATGCTTGACTGCTGTTTAAAATAAAATAGTATCGCTCTTATCCAGAAacagatcccaccttgtctagcgtatttttAGGTCTACATTTGGACAGTTTAACGTAACATTTTcagtttccatcaggcctgtcattacACTTTACTCACTTAAAGTTGTACGGAAACCTGGttactggtgggaaaatgcgcatattttCTTTATGCGGATTTTAGAATATAAACAttaaaatctgtcgccaatttgATAGAATCCTAGCTACTGACTAATTGGGCCTTGTGGCCTCCAGCCTGTACCACAGGGGATCTCACTGCTGTGGCCGGGATTTTCCCTGGCTATTTGTCTTTCTGCTGGGGATTACCATCTGTTCTAGTACTGTCGGCTGTTCGTGCACAcacttgtttgtttgttgttgaggCAAATCGAAGTTTGGTAGCTGAAATCTATCTGCTTCctcagtgattggtcaacagtactactcCGAGTAGTACGCAATCACTTTTCACCCGGTTTAAACTACTCATACTTTCCCGGTTTAAACTACTCGGAGTAGGAGCCTGTTTGCCTCCTGAGCGTGAGCAAGATGCCCGCTCTGGCTGACAGCAAAATCgtctcaaaacaaaagtgacataATTAAGCACATGGAGTGATGAGTAGGATTCTGTGATTTTACTCTTTTAAAAAAACGCTTAATCTGCCATCAAAATTAAAAGTAGTTTGAaaattctaaatgtattttatgtaaAGAGATGTTTCTGGAAGAtgcaccatgctgccttgttgacaataTGACGGAGCGGGCGCAGATTACTGTTTGATTTCAAAAgtgcctcctccctccctgtttccGCCCCAATGACGTTTCAGGCCATTGCCCGGTTCAACCTGGGCCAGGGTAATATAACTCCCTCAGTGGGAAATATGTACAGGAATCTTtaatgaagtgtttgttgtcattaaTTCAATGAGAATACTTGTTTTCGTGCAAATGTTTCcatttgagaaatactgcaccaaacatcttagttaatGTAAAATTTCGCGTCTAAGACCTCTTCGGCAAAAACATCTAAACGAATTCCAGATTTCTTGAATTTTCTTTAGTTTAGATTAACTAATTTGAGGAAGCTATGTTATCGCAAGAGGGACACTGTAATATTGCCACTTAACAAAAACTTTAAAAATTACTACCTTTTGAAAAGCAACGAATCCCTTTGAAAACGGCCTATGTTGCATCGAGTTGAGTCAAACAGTTATTCtaatgtcaaaattgactacaacgTGTAAATAAAATTATTTTGGTAATAATAATTAACATCCCTGCGTCACAACGGATAAGTGAAGGTTGGGTTTTGTTTTGAAGATGGCCATTTGGCCACTAACATGGCGTGAACAGCCGCAGTGATTGCTCTCTATCCAATAGTATAGACCAGGGTTTCCCACTCTGTCCCCGAGACTCCAAGGGGTGaacgttttttttgtttgttgccctagcactacacagctgtaGGGAGTATACCTTGTCTTCGCCTAGCCGAGttctactaaactcagcaaaaaaagaaacgtcctctcactatcaactgcgtatattttcagcaaacaacatatgtaaatatttgtatgaacgtaacaagattcaacaactgagacataaactgaacaagttccacagacatgtgactaacagaaacggAATAATCTGTGACTGAACAAaggagggggggtcaaaatcaataTTAACAgacgtatctggtgtggccaccagctgcattaagtactgcagtgcatctcctcatggactgcaccatatttgccagttcttgctgtgagatgttaccccactcttccaccaaggcacctgcaagttcccagacatttggggggggaatggccctagccctcaccctccaatccaacaggtcccagatgtgctcaatgggattgagatccgggttctttgctggtcatggcagaacactgacattcctgtcttgcaagaaatcacgcacagaacgagcagtatggctggtcaatcaatcaatcaatcaaatgtatttataaagcctttcttacatcagctgatgtcacaaagtgctgtacagaaacccagcctaaaaccccaaacagcaagcaatgcaggtgtagaagcacggtggctaggaaaaactccctagaaaggccagaacctaggaagaaacctaaagaggaaccaggctttgaggggtggtcagtcttcttctggctgtgccgggtggagattataacagaacatggccaagatgttcaaatgttcatagattaccagcagggtcaaataataataatcacagtggttgtagagggtgcaacaggtcagcacctcatgagtaaatgtcagttggcttttcatagccgataatTCAGAGTATTTCTACCGCTcgtgctgtctctagagagttgaaaatagcaggtctgggacaggtagcacgtccggtgaacaggtcagggttccatagccgcaggcagaacagttgaaactggagctgcagcacgaccaggtggactggggccagcaaggagtcatcaagc includes the following:
- the LOC139421314 gene encoding hsc70-interacting protein-like; translation: MDPRKVHELKAFVKLCDENPSILHLPELGFLRAWLQGMGATIPQAPQNDSSCKGGCPGAPPPASAPEPHAPSESEESELEIDQDGVIEPDTDEPQEMGDFENLEVTEEMMDQANEKKMEAIEALGEGDLQKALDLFTEAIKLNPRVAIMYAKRASVYIRMQKPNAAKRDCDRAIDINPDSAQPYKWRGKAHKLLGHWEEAAKDLATACKLDYDEDASAMLKEVQPKANKIIEHRRKYERKREEREIKDRKERVKKAREEHEKAQREEEARQAAGGGGFPGFPGAGGFPGGAGGFPGGAGGFPGGAGGFPGGAGGFPGGAGGFPGGAGGFPGGAGGSPFGMPGLGELFNDPEVLNAMKDPEVMAAFQDVAQNPANIAKYQGNPKVMALITKLSAKFGSPSP